One stretch of Serinicoccus hydrothermalis DNA includes these proteins:
- the rplL gene encoding 50S ribosomal protein L7/L12 has product MAKLSTEELLEQFKEMTLIELSEFVKAFEETFEVTAAAPVAVAAAGAPAGGGDAPAEEEQDEFDVVLEAAGDKKIQVIKEVRALTSLGLKEAKDLVDGAPKPVLEKVDKEAAEKAKEQLEGAGATVTLK; this is encoded by the coding sequence ATGGCGAAGCTGAGCACCGAGGAGCTCCTGGAGCAGTTCAAGGAGATGACCCTCATCGAGCTGTCCGAGTTCGTCAAGGCCTTCGAGGAGACCTTCGAGGTCACCGCTGCCGCCCCGGTCGCCGTCGCGGCCGCCGGCGCCCCGGCGGGTGGCGGCGACGCCCCGGCCGAGGAGGAGCAGGACGAGTTCGACGTCGTCCTCGAGGCCGCCGGCGACAAGAAGATCCAGGTCATCAAGGAGGTCCGTGCGCTGACCTCCCTCGGCCTCAAGGAGGCCAAGGACCTGGTCGACGGCGCGCCGAAGCCGGTCTTGGAGAAGGTCGACAAGGAGGCCGCCGAGAAGGCCAAGGAGCAGCTCGAGGGCGCTGGCGCCACCGTCACGCTCAAGTGA